The following coding sequences are from one Heptranchias perlo isolate sHepPer1 chromosome 13, sHepPer1.hap1, whole genome shotgun sequence window:
- the kpna4 gene encoding importin subunit alpha-3 isoform X1 has product MADNDKQRLKNFKNKGRDLESMRRQRNEVVVELRKNKRDEHLLKRRNVPQEDACEDSDLDGDIRVQNTSLEAIVQNASSDNQGLQLSAVQAARKLLSSDRNPPIDDLINSGILPILVHCLERDDNPSLQFEAAWALTNIASGTSEQTQAVVKSNAVPLFLRLLHSPHQNVCEQAVWALGNIIGDGPQCRDYVISLGVVKPLLSFISPSIPITFLRNVTWVMVNLCRHKDPPPPMETIQEILPALCVLIHHTDVNILVDTVWALSYLTDAGNEQIQMVIDSGIVPHLVPLLSHQEVKVQTAALRAVGNIVTGTDEQTQVVLNCEALSHFPGLLTHPKEKINKVRNSSIHFCLEAVWFLSNITAGNQQQVQAVIDANLVPMIIHLLDKGDFGTQKEAAWAISNLTISGRKEQVAYLIQQKVVPPFCNLLTVKDSQVVQVVLDGLSNILKMADDEAETIASLIEECGGLEKIEQLQHHENEDIYKLAYEIIDQYFSTDDIDEDPALVPEAIQGGTFGFNSSTNVPAEGFHF; this is encoded by the exons tCTATGAGAAGACAACGAAATGAAGTGGTTGTAGAACTAAGAAAG AACAAGAGGGATGAACATTTATTAAAGCGAAGAAATGTACCTCAAGAGGATGCTTGCGAAGACTCTGACCTTGATGGCGACATCAGAGTG CAAAATACATCGCTAGAAGCAATAGTGCAG AATGCTTCCAGTGACAACCAAGGGCTTCAGCTCAGTGCAGTGCAGGCTGCTAG GAAGCTGTTGTCAAGTGATCGCAATCCACCAATAGATGATTTAATAAACTCTGGCATTTTACCAATTCTTGTGCATTGTCTAGAACGAGATGACAA CCCTTCGTTACAATTTGAAGCAGCATGGGCTTTAACAAACATTGCTTCTGGCACTTCAGAACAAACACAGGCTGTGGTTAAATCAA ATGCTGTTCCCCTTTTTTTAAGACTGCTGCACTCTCCACATCAGAATGTGTGTGAACAAGCGGTTTGGGCTTTAGGCAACATCATAG GGGATGGCCCTCAATGCAGAGATTATGTCATTAGTCTGGGAGTTGTGAAGCCCCTACTTTCTTTCATTAGTCCATCTATTCCCATTACCTTTCTTCGAAATGTCACTTGGGTGATGGTTAATCTCTGTCGTCACAAGGACCCTCCCCCACCAATGGAAACCATTCAGGAG ATTCTTCCAGCCTTGTGCGTGCTCATCCACCACACAGATGTTAAT ATTTTAGTAGACACTGTTTGGGCCCTGTCCTACCTAACAGATGCTGGAAATGAGCAGATTCAGATGGTTATAGATTCAGGGATAGTTCCTCATTTGGTGCCCCTTCTCAGCCATCAGGAGGTCAAAGTTCAG ACTGCAGCTTTGCGAGCCGTGGGAAATATTGTAACTGGTACTGATGAACAAACACAAGTAGTCCTCAACTGCGAAGCTCTTTCTCATTTCCCAGGATTGCTGACTCATCCTAAAGAGAAAATCAATAAAGTAAGAAACTCCAGCATTCACTTCTGCCTG GAGGCAGTATGGTTCCTATCCAACATCACAGCTGGCAACCAGCAGCAAGTACAAGCAGTGATTGATGCAAACCTTGTTCCTATGATTATACATCTTTTAGATAAG GGTGATTTTGGTACTCAGAAGGAAGCTGCTTGGGCAATAAGTAATTTAACTATTAGTGGCAGGAAAGAACAG GTTGCATACCTGATCCAACAAAAAGTAGTCCCTCCATTCTGTAACCTGCTAACAGTGAAAGACTCACAGGTAGTGCAAGTGGTATTGGACGGATTAAGTAACATCCTCAAGATGGCAGATGATGAGGCAGAAACAATAGCTAGTCTGATTGAAGAATGTGGTG GTTTGGAAAAGATCGAACAGTTACAACACCATGAAAATGAGGACATCTATAAATTGGCATATGAGATAATTGATCAGTACTTCTCAACAGATGAT atTGATGAAgatcccgccttggttccagaagCAATTCAAGGTGGGACATTTGGGttcaactcttccaccaatgttCCAGCAGAAGGCTTCCATTTCTAG
- the kpna4 gene encoding importin subunit alpha-3 isoform X2 produces MADNDKQRLKNFKNKGRDLESMRRQRNEVVVELRKNKRDEHLLKRRNVPQEDACEDSDLDGDIRVQNTSLEAIVQNASSDNQGLQLSAVQAARKLLSSDRNPPIDDLINSGILPILVHCLERDDNPSLQFEAAWALTNIASGTSEQTQAVVKSNAVPLFLRLLHSPHQNVCEQAVWALGNIIGDGPQCRDYVISLGVVKPLLSFISPSIPITFLRNVTWVMVNLCRHKDPPPPMETIQEILPALCVLIHHTDVNILVDTVWALSYLTDAGNEQIQMVIDSGIVPHLVPLLSHQEVKVQTAALRAVGNIVTGTDEQTQVVLNCEALSHFPGLLTHPKEKINKEAVWFLSNITAGNQQQVQAVIDANLVPMIIHLLDKGDFGTQKEAAWAISNLTISGRKEQVAYLIQQKVVPPFCNLLTVKDSQVVQVVLDGLSNILKMADDEAETIASLIEECGGLEKIEQLQHHENEDIYKLAYEIIDQYFSTDDIDEDPALVPEAIQGGTFGFNSSTNVPAEGFHF; encoded by the exons tCTATGAGAAGACAACGAAATGAAGTGGTTGTAGAACTAAGAAAG AACAAGAGGGATGAACATTTATTAAAGCGAAGAAATGTACCTCAAGAGGATGCTTGCGAAGACTCTGACCTTGATGGCGACATCAGAGTG CAAAATACATCGCTAGAAGCAATAGTGCAG AATGCTTCCAGTGACAACCAAGGGCTTCAGCTCAGTGCAGTGCAGGCTGCTAG GAAGCTGTTGTCAAGTGATCGCAATCCACCAATAGATGATTTAATAAACTCTGGCATTTTACCAATTCTTGTGCATTGTCTAGAACGAGATGACAA CCCTTCGTTACAATTTGAAGCAGCATGGGCTTTAACAAACATTGCTTCTGGCACTTCAGAACAAACACAGGCTGTGGTTAAATCAA ATGCTGTTCCCCTTTTTTTAAGACTGCTGCACTCTCCACATCAGAATGTGTGTGAACAAGCGGTTTGGGCTTTAGGCAACATCATAG GGGATGGCCCTCAATGCAGAGATTATGTCATTAGTCTGGGAGTTGTGAAGCCCCTACTTTCTTTCATTAGTCCATCTATTCCCATTACCTTTCTTCGAAATGTCACTTGGGTGATGGTTAATCTCTGTCGTCACAAGGACCCTCCCCCACCAATGGAAACCATTCAGGAG ATTCTTCCAGCCTTGTGCGTGCTCATCCACCACACAGATGTTAAT ATTTTAGTAGACACTGTTTGGGCCCTGTCCTACCTAACAGATGCTGGAAATGAGCAGATTCAGATGGTTATAGATTCAGGGATAGTTCCTCATTTGGTGCCCCTTCTCAGCCATCAGGAGGTCAAAGTTCAG ACTGCAGCTTTGCGAGCCGTGGGAAATATTGTAACTGGTACTGATGAACAAACACAAGTAGTCCTCAACTGCGAAGCTCTTTCTCATTTCCCAGGATTGCTGACTCATCCTAAAGAGAAAATCAATAAA GAGGCAGTATGGTTCCTATCCAACATCACAGCTGGCAACCAGCAGCAAGTACAAGCAGTGATTGATGCAAACCTTGTTCCTATGATTATACATCTTTTAGATAAG GGTGATTTTGGTACTCAGAAGGAAGCTGCTTGGGCAATAAGTAATTTAACTATTAGTGGCAGGAAAGAACAG GTTGCATACCTGATCCAACAAAAAGTAGTCCCTCCATTCTGTAACCTGCTAACAGTGAAAGACTCACAGGTAGTGCAAGTGGTATTGGACGGATTAAGTAACATCCTCAAGATGGCAGATGATGAGGCAGAAACAATAGCTAGTCTGATTGAAGAATGTGGTG GTTTGGAAAAGATCGAACAGTTACAACACCATGAAAATGAGGACATCTATAAATTGGCATATGAGATAATTGATCAGTACTTCTCAACAGATGAT atTGATGAAgatcccgccttggttccagaagCAATTCAAGGTGGGACATTTGGGttcaactcttccaccaatgttCCAGCAGAAGGCTTCCATTTCTAG